CGGGATGGACAGAAGGGATGACGCCTTGGTTCGATGAGCTTAAAGGTAATCTCGAGAACAAGAAGGATGGAAAAATCCCACAAGCTCCTGCTTGGCCGGATAATACAGGGCCAGATATGGGCCATGGGACACCTTCGGGACAATTATCCGCTATGGCTGAGCAACCGCTCGCTATAATGATTGATACGGAAAATCATAGATTGGCTGTTGTGAGCGGCAATGTTCTATTACGTAATTATGAGGTAGGCTTAGGAGGAAGTAAGACGCCTGAGCGAAGCTTTGTTATTTCGGAAAAGGTCAAAAATCCAAACGGCCGTAGCGATGGAGCCTTCGGCAGTCGAGGAATGACCTTATCCGATACGCGATATGGAATTCATGGAACGGATGAGCCCAAAAGCATAGGCAAGGATGAATCACATGGGTGCGTCAGAATGAAGAAAGAAGATGTGGAAGAATTATTTGATTTAGTACCATTAGGAACCCCTGTAACAATAGCAAAAGGAGGCTTGCCCAACGAACTGAGAGCTCCACCGGAACGATTCCGGCTAACGAGCACGCAGGACGAGACAAACCCCCACAAGGTATATGACTGGTTAAATTAAAATGATGCAGAAAAATTAGACATCCAAGGCAAGCAGTGTAGCCATAACCCCCACAATAACTACAAAAGCCACCCCGATCCAGATAAGCGCCTTCTTATTTAATTGCTCCTTCGGTTTGGCGCGGGATGTGACGGGTGGTTTTTTTCTGGCTGTGCTCATGATAATCAACCTCTCTATCATATGATTCGTTAATCCTTCCATTGTAATCGTTTTCCCAGAGAAATACCAGACGGGGATAAGAGACAAATGAGCGATGAGAAGGATGAATTCAAACGAATCTAGATGAAGAGAGACTAAGCGGGCTTTATCCCCTTTTCTTTTCTCTTGGAAAAGGCTAAACTGTTACCCGAAAGGTTTTCTTTAATACACGTGTAATCTATTGTTAGTGTTTCTTGAAAGGATGTCGAATTCATTGTTGTACCAAATAGCTAAACCCTTCTTATTCAAAATGGACCCTGAAGCTGCACATCATCTGATCGTAGACGGAATGGGTGTTTCTGCGAAAATCCCAGGTATGCCCTCGCTGCTATCTGCAGTATGGGGCACGAAAGATTCTCCAGAGCTGGCAGTCGACTTATTCGGTCTTCATTTTAATCATCCTGTTGGCTTGGCTGCAGGTCTTGATAAGAACGCGAAGGCAGTGACTGGCCTATCGAGAATTGGATTATCTTTTCTAGAAGTGGGAACCGTTACTCCGAAGGGGCAAGCTGGTAATGAGCAGCCTCGTTTGTTTAGGCTTCCTCCGGATGAAGCGCTTATTAATAGGATGGGCTTCAATAATGATGGAGCAGATGTAATGGCTGAGCGGCTCTCGAAGCTTTCTCGGCATCGGATACCTCTAGCCGTAAATATTGGTAAGAATAAGCTTACACCTAATGAAAATGCAGCGGATGACTATCGGGCTTGTGTGCAGAAGCTGTTTCCTTATGGTGATTTTTTCGTTGTGAATATTAGCTCACCTAATACTCCGGATTTAAGGGCTCTGCAGCATGGAGACGAATTACGTAGTCTACTTGACGCGGTCAAGGATGAGATGGGTAAGCAAGCTGAAAGACATGGTGAATTACCGAAGCCAATTTTAGTAAAGATTGCTCCGGATAATACGGAAGAGCAAATCATGTACATGGCTGAAGCTATTCAGCTTAGTGGAATGTCAGGTATTATCGCTACGAATACAACGATTAGTCGTGATGGATTAACACACAAGAGTGCAGGAGAAATGGGCGGGCTTAGCGGTCGTCCGCTAACGCAACGTTCGACGGAAGTCATCCGAAGCTTATACCGAATTACACAAGGAAAGCTTCCAATTATCGGCTCTGGCGGCATTTTCACAGCAGATGATGCTTATGAAAAAATTCGTGCGGGGGCAAGTTTAGTAGAAGTATACACCGCGCTTATTTATAAGGGGCCTGCATTATTAAAGGAAATACATGGCGGCTTGAAGAAGAAATTAAAGCAAGATGGATTTACTCGTATTACGCAAGCGATAGGCGCGGATCACCGTTAGGGGGTTTTTCGATGGACGGAAGGGACTGGGGGAAGTTCCTGCTTCCCTATGAGCAAGCTGCGGAAGAGCTTAAGGTTAAGCTGAAGGCACTCCGTTCTGAGCTTAAGGCTAGAGATGAGTATGCTCCGATTGAATTCGTTACAGGTCGAGTGAAGCGGGTATCAAGCATATTGGAAAAAGCACGTCGACTATCTGTGCCGCTTGATCGGATCGAGCTTGGCATTGAGGATATTGCGGGCATCCGAATTATGTGTCAGTTCGTGGACGATATATACCGTGTAGCTGAATTAATTCGCCAGCGTAAGGACCTGAAGCTTGTATATGAGAAAGACTATATAACAAACTACAAGGACAGTGGTTATCGGAGCTACCATCTCATCGTCGAATACCCGGTGCAGACTTCTCTTGGTTCTAAGCCTGTCCTGGCAGAAATACAAATCCGTACACTGGCGATGAATTTCTGGGCGACGATCGAGCATTCTTTGAATTACAAATATCGTGATCAATTGCCTTCTCATGTTAGAGAAAGGCTACGCAAGGCAGCTGAAGCGGCTTTCCAGCTCGATACAGAGATGTCCAGCATACGTCAGGAGATTGTAGATGCGCAGCAGGATTTCGAAGAAAGCTCAGTTATCGTACGGCGGGTGCTTAACGAGATTCAGGAGCTTTATTTTTTCCGTAGAGTAAGAGAGGCTGCTCAGTTCCAACTTCGCTTTAATGAGCTGTGGGAGCATGACGATGTGTGGGGCCTTAAAGAGCTATCCCTCGAAATTCAGGCCGCTTTGGACCGTGCAGGAAAGGGCGGGACAAGTTAAGATGACAGGCTCTGGGAGACAAGCAGATCGTTTAAAGGGCTTGATGAATGATCCTCGCTACTTTGCTTATATCTCCTATTTTAATAAGGATCAAGATTATTTTGAGTGCCATGAGGTTATGGAGGAGCTGTGGTTGGAGGAAGGCCGCAGTCCCCTGCTTCAGGGGCTTGTTCAGGTTGCGTTAGGCCTGCACCATTGGGACAATGGGAATGTTACGGGAGCTGTGAAGCTAATGACGTCTGCCTTAAATAAGCTTACCGTCTATGCGGATGATGTTATTCTAGGACTTGATATGGTTTCGTTGCGTGCGAATTTGAAATCTGGTTTGGAAGCGCTAACAGTGATGGGGGCTCCATTCGAACCGTTTAGGCTAGAGGTGAAGGATCAGTTGCTAGCTCGCGCGGTTACAGAATGGGAAGCGGGGCCAAGGAGCCTCGGAGATGAGAAAGAGGAGTAACTGACTGAGGAGTCACGCCTAGGCGCATACAGTATCCGGTGGGAGCGTCAGAGGGCGCTACAGCCGGTTTATTTGTATTTTAGGACAAGCGGTTCTTTAACATATTCGCATAACAGTAAATAGGCTGCTAGTGGCACCGTAGTGGAACCGTACTGGCACAGTATTGGAAGGTGCACGAAATATTCGAGCAATTGGTTTGTGGAAGGGCACGAATGGAGGTAGTTGTGCGAATATTTCGAGCAACAGGGCTGTGAAGGTGCACGATTGGTTGGAGATGTACGATTATTTCGAGCAACGGGGTTGTGGAAGAGCGTGATCGGAGGTAGTTGTACGATTATTTCGAGCAACAAGGTAGTGGAAGGGCACGAATGGAGGTAGATGTACGAAATATTCGAGCAATAGGGCTGTGTGAGGACAGATGGAGGTAGATGTGCGAAATATTCGAGTAACTGGACCTTGGAAGGGCCCGCTTGGAGTGAGATGTACGATTATTTCGAGCAACAGGTTAGTGGAAGGACACGAATGGAGGTAGATGTACGAAATATTCGAGCAATGAGTCTTTGAGGAGGCCCGAGTGGAGGCAGTTGTACGATTATTTCGAGCAACAGGTTAGTGGAAGGACACGAATGGAGGTAGTTGTGCGAATATTTCGAGCAACTGGTCCTTGGAAGGGCACAAATGGAGGTAGTTGTGCGAATATTACGAGCTACTGGTTCGTGGAAGTTCCCGATTGGAGACAGATGTACGATTATTTCGAGCAACAGGGCTGTGAGAGGACACGAATGGAGGCAGTTGTACGATTATTGCGAGCAACTGGTCCTTGGAAGGGCACAAATGGAGGTAGGTGTACGAAATATTCGAGCAATTGGTTTGTGGAAGGGCACGAATGGAGGTAGATGTACGATTATTTCGAGCAACAGGTTAGTGGAAGGCGCGAATGGAGGTAGATGTACGATTATTTCGAGTAACGGGGTTGTGGAAGGTCGCGATTGGAGTGAGATGTACGATTATTTCGAGCAACAGGTTAGTGGAAGGACACGAATGGAGGTAGATGTACGAAATATTCGAGCAATGAGTCTTTGAGGAGGCCCGAGTGGAGGCAGATGTACGATTATTTCGAGCAACAGGGCTGTGGGAGGGCACGAGTGGAGGCAGTTGTACGATTATTTCGAGCAACAGGGCTGTGGGAGGGCACGAATGGAGGTAGCTGTACGATTATTTCGAGCAACTGGTCATTGGAAGGGCACGAATGGAGGCAGATGTACGAATATTTCGAGCAACGGGTTTGTGGAAGGGCACGATCGGAGGTAAGTGTGCGAATATTTCGAGGAACGAGGTTGTGGAAGGTAATCTCGATGCAAAGCTTTTTCTTCAATGTGCCAAAAATAAGGATAGTGTTATAATTGGAGCATAGAGCTTAGTTGTGGACAAGCACTTTTACACGATAGGGATAAGCTTGCCTTATACAACAGGGATATTAGTATGGACATGAAATTGCGGCAATAAGAAAGTAGGTCATCAGATGAAGGTAACAATACGATTGGACAAGATGCTCGGAAATCTAGGATATGGCACACGTAGCCAAATTAAAATTCTTATTAAACAAGGTGCAGTCGCTGTAAACGGAAAGCTAGCTAAAGATCACGGAATGCAAATTAATCCCAAAGAAGATGAAGTGGTGCTTGATGGGGAAACGATAAAATATCGAGACACTGTATATGTCCTGCTTCATAAGCCTGCAGGAGTCATTTCTGCGACTGAGGATAGCCGGGACCAAACGGTCATCGACTTGCTGGATGAAGATTTGGCTGTGCTGTCACCCTTTCCTGTTGGGCGGCTGGATAAAGACACCGAAGGCTTGCTAATTATTACGAATGACGGGAAGCTATCTCATGAATTATTGTCACCACGTAAGCATGTCCCCAAGACATACCGGGCTCTAGTAGCAGGTGATGTTGGAACGGACGATGCTGAGGCCTTCTTAAAGGGTGTAGCTTTAGATGACGGCTACGAGACTATGCCAGCGCAATTGCTGGTGAGGGCAAAAACAAGAAATGATGGGGCCCCTGAAGTTGAAGATGAGCTTTATGCTACTGAGATGATAGACGCCATTAAGCTTGCACCTAAGCAAGAGGAAGAGATTTCGATGGATGTTCTTAGCTGGATTGAGCTTACGATTCACGAAGGTAAATTCCATCAGGTTAAAAGGATGTTCGAAGCAGTTGGTAAAAAGGTGCTGTACCTGAGGCGTATTTCGATGGGGCCGCTACAGCTGGATGCGTCTCTCGCTCCTGGAGAGTGGAGAGAGCTGACTGAAGAAGAAGTGGAGAGTTTGCGTAATTATCGGAAGGAAGGCAAGGTATGAGCTATCGCCTAATTGCTTTAGACATAGATGGAACGTTATTGAATGATCATCATGAGGTAACTCCAAGGGTTCGTGAAGCCGTAAGAGCAGCAGCGGAGCAAGGCGCGGAAATCGTGCTTTGCACCGGCCGGGGTTCAACTAGCGCGCTATCCGTCCTTAATGACCTAGGACTAAAGGGAACGATGATTACCCATAACGGCGCATCCATAATCGATAGTGAAACACGCGAAGTTTTATACGACACCGTCATTTCACATGAGCATGCGCAGACGTATGTGACTTTTTTCCGGGAACGCGGCATTCATTATGACATGAATACAGCCTTTGATTTGTATGTGGAACAAATGAATGAAGAGATTTCGCAGATGTATAGCAACATGCTGGCTATACCCATCCTGCGGAGCGAGGAAGAAGGATTTCCGGAGCGGATGGTGAAAATGTCCATTTTTGCGCCAAAAGCTGTGTTAGATGAAGTGGAAGCCGAATGGATAGGATGGCATCATGAGCTGCAAACGGTGAGAAGCGGGGATTCTTTCTTCGATGTGCAGCACTTGCATGCTAGTAAAGGAAAAGCGCTGGAACAGCTGGCTAACCTTCGAGGAATTGCGCGTGAGCACATCCTTGCAATTGGCAATTATTATAATGATACGGCTATGATTACTTACGCGGGTTGGGGAGTCGCAATGGCCAATTCCCCTAATGAGGTAAAGGCAATAGCGGATGAAGTAACGATTTCCAACAATGAAGATGGCGTAGCGGTAGTGCTAGAACAAAGGGTACTAAGATAATGACACTTTAATAAATAGAAAAACAAGTCGGACAAGTGCCGACTTGTTTGGCGTGGCTTACTATTGGACTTTGTCCAGGCAATCCCAATTAGTAACCAGCGCGCAAGATGATGACTAGCAGAATGAACAAGACCAGCACGAAGGCTGCAGATGCATAATATCCGCCGGCTGCACCAGACATGCAAATTCCTCCTTCATGAAGAATAATTTTGTTGGGGTGCCGAAGTAAGGTGCTATGATGTGCTCCCCTGTCCTCGGTATACTCTTATATTATGAAGAAGGAATTCTGCGGATTGGACATTTATCCCATGGAAAATGATTTGGGTATTGGCGGAAATAGGCTAACGACAGGCAAGGACAACAGCTGGAGTTGTAGAGCTGTTGTAGATTTATTTTAATAGCTGCGCTCTAAATTAACTACATTACGCTCCGGCTTTCCTACTGCTAAATAAGCTTTCAGGTTGTCCATTAGAATATCGGCTACTCTTTGCTTATAGTTGTCTGTCCATCCCCCGATATGAGGGGTAATAATGACGTTATCCAGCTTCCATAGAGGATGATCGGCTGGTAACGGCTCTGTTTCAAAGACGTCAAGCCCTGCACCAGCAAGCGAGCCATTCTCCAAGGCTTGAATCAATGCATCTGTATCAACCGACGGACCACGTCCCATATTAAAAAATAAAGCACCCGGACGTATCCACCCCAAACGCTCCTTGTCGAACAAATGGTGAGTTTCCTCTGTATAAGGTAGCACGTTAACAACAACATCGCTTTGTGACAATACCTCTTTGAGCTGGTCAATACCATACATCTTCTCTACGTTTGAAGAGGGAAGCGAGCTGCGCCTTACCCCAATTGTACGCATACCGAACGCAACTGCGATACGAGCGAATTCCTCTCCAATAGCTCCAACCCCGATAATGCCCATTGTTTTACCCGAGAGTAAATGATAGCGTTCGGACGGCTGCCATTGCTGTTGGCTTTGATGGCGAATCGCATGATGTAAATTACGGCTAAAGGAAAGCAGCATGGCAAACAGAGTTTCTGTCATGGATGCTGGGTGAATGCCGCTAGCACTACTTAGTTGAATGCCAAGACTCTTAAGCCTATCTAGAGGAAGCTTATCAACACCAGCAGAGCTCGTTTGTACCCATTTTAGCTTGGAGCCTTCCGTTTCCAATATTTTTCCCATAGTAGCATTCCAACCACACACAACCTCGGCTTCTAGATATTGCTCGTGAGATATTTGATCAGGGCTACCAGTAACGATTGTCCAATCTGGAATTAGCTCTTGTATTTGTTGCACTTGAACGGCTTTAAGCTCGAATAGTAGAAGTAGACTAGGCATGGAATATCTCCTTATGTATGTATTGTGTTTGACAGCTAGGTAGTAAATTAACCATCACGGCGTTTCAGAAAGCTTGCTTCAGCGGCATTTATTCCTTTAAGCTTTGCGTAATTCGTAACACGGTTTTTACCAGATGTTTTACTATTATACATCGCCTCATCCGCCTGCTTCATAAGCACCTCAGCTGTCTCGCCTACCGCAGCCATACTGAAACCAATGCTGATTGTAACGATTGATTCCTTTTCTGTCCGCGAGCGAATGGCTTCAGCAACTTTCTTGCACACAGACGAAGGTCCAATGACGAAAGCGACTAGCTCCTCACCGCCGTAGCGACCGGATAATCCAATTCCTTCGGTTTCCTCCATCAGAAGAGCTGATACCTGCTTAAGAACTCCATCTGCCTTATGATGTCCATGCGTATCGTTTAGCTTCTTGAAATTGTCGATATCGCAGAAAATAACGCCAAGAGCTCTTCCGGTCCGAAGCTCCTGATCCAATCTTCCCATGAAGTACCTTCTATTGTACAGGTTTGTTAGACCATCTGTAATCGAAGAACGGTAAACAGATTGAAGAATTTCGACAACACGCTCGAATAAAATCATAAATAAAAGAATGTAATATACAATTGGTAGCAGGCCCGCTATCGTTCTAAAAATAAGGACCTCTGGTGCCCAATAGGTGCTTGAAATGACAAAGAGCTGCATTGAAAATGCGACCATAATGCTAGCCATATATTTACGAGGCTGGCCAATATGGGGGGCAAACATCAGCGCAAACAATGGCCCAAGCATAAGCAGAAAGCTATCTAGCGCAGGTGTTGAATGAATATTGCTCATCCAATCACCATTGGATGAAGAGACTCCCGGCAGTATGTCTCCAAGGGCAATAAGCAGCGCGGTTCCAAGCAAGCCATAAAACCAAATGCGTGTTCGGGTGCGACGACGATGGTAGAGCTCAAATACAGCGAAATTGATGACGATGAATGCATATACTTGTAGTAGCTTGCCGATGAATTCCAAAGAAGGAATGGACGGTGTAAGCTTTAAGGCAAACGCTAGCTGAAGCGAGTGGTGGATGAGAATAAACGCAAGAGATGTGAGCAATGATCGGTAAGCTTGCCTGCGATTGTGCTCATATATTCGGTAGGACATGAATAACATCAGGGCCACAATGACGACAGCCATAGCGGAGGAAAAAAGAAAACTGTAATCACTGGAAGTAAGGATGATAGTATACATGATGGACTCCTTTAGCAATCTCTTCAGCTTGCAGAACATATGTTTCTAATATATCATATTTTTGAGAGACTAAGTGCTTGTCTTATTCTCATGCTTACCTAGATAGAGAGAAGTGAGGAGGAATCGCCCTTGAACATTTTACAGGCGTTGTTTTTCCCCCCGGAGCAGCCGGGAGGTGTCTCATCCATGGTACCCCATATCGGGGAGCGATTCCGCAAAATAGGCTGGGAAATGGAACTGTTCTCACTGCCAAGGCGAATTCGCAACAAAGGACATGACCCAATCAAGTTCGAGACCTTTGACTGGCAGACCTATGCGGGCAATGCCATTGTGGACAAATATATTCAAACCTATAAGGATTACATTTGGTGGGTGAAGCTAAGGCTTTCCGGTCAGAAATACGATCTCATCCATGCGCATCATCCAATTGCTGCACTAGCGATGAAGCATATTTTTGTGGATACCCCAGTATTAATGACGATTCATTCAAGCTATGAACGAGAGCTAATATTAAACGGCCGAATTGCCGATGGTGGCGCTGAGCATCGTTTTCTGACTGCGATATACACAGAATTAGAGCATCAAACGGATCAGCTGATGACGGTTTCGAACTCTTTTGCTAAATATATCGGCACTTACTTGAAAGAACCTGAGCTTATTGAAGTAATTCCTAACGGATATGATGAGAAAAGGTTTAAACCAGTCCCTCATGAGAACGAGGTTACCCAGCTTGTAACCGTATGTCGACTCGTTCCGGCCAAGGGATTGGATATTCTTCTGAGGGCTTGTGCTGAGCTTCGCCAAAGAGACATTAAGTTCGTTCTTCATATTATTGGAGACGGCCCTATTCGTGAAGAGCTTGAGGCATTGTCTCAGAGCTTAGGCATATATGATGATACGATTTTCTACGGGTACATGCTTCATCCTGAGGAATTAATGCCCTTCTTTGATGTATTTGTTTTACCGTCACGTGCAGAGGCATTTGGTTCGGTATTCGCCGAAGCGGCATTGTGCTTACTGTCCCTAGTAGGAACAGACGTTGGAGGCATCTCGGAGCAAATTGAGAATGGCGCCAACGGCTTGCTTGTCCCATCAGAGAATCCTGTTGCTCTCGCAGACGCTCTAGAAACGGTAATTAACGATCCCCATTTCCGATATGAGATGGCACGAGCAGGCTGGAATAAAGCGAAGAAAACATACTCCCTTAATCGGGTCATTAGTGAGCTCAAAAGGATTTATACGTCATTCGATAAAGAAATCGAGCAAGAGCAAGGGACGGACAAACAGGAGACGTGATCACAGTGGGTATTCCTTTTACCTTTGTACATGCGGCAGATCTTCATCTTGATAGTCCCTTCAAAGGGCTGACCAAGGTGCCGGATGCCGTTCGGGAGCGACTGCGCGAATCGACCTTCGCTGCACTACGGGGGCTCTGTGACATTGTTAGACGTGAAAAAGTAGATTTTGTTGTGCTGGCGGGGGATCTGTTCGATGCAGCAGATCGTTCCCTTCGGGCACAGCTTCGTCTGCAACGTGCTCTTGGTGAGATGACTGCCCTTGGAGCCCAGGTATATATTGTGCATGGCAATCATGATCCCGAAAGCGGACGTCAGGCGAAGCTTGATTGGCCTGAAGGGGTACATGTTTTTGATTCGGGCGGCGTAGGATGCTTGCCTGCTTTTTCTCGTGATGGCGAATTAGTAGCCCATGTGTATGGTATTTCTTATCCGACGCAAGCAGTGACCGATAACTTGGCACTTCGTTTCAAGAAAAAGGAGGGAGCACCCTTTCACTTGGCATTACTGCATGCTAATGTGGACGGTGATTCATCCCATGACAACTATGCGCCTTGCAAGCTAGAAGAGCTGGCAAATGCCGGATTTCAATATTGGGCGCTTGGTCACGTACATAATCGTCGTATTTTGCACGAATATCCTCATGTCGTCTATCCAGGAAATATACAGGGGCGCAGCATCCGTGAAACGGGTGGCAAGGGCGCTTACGTTGTCTCGGTCTCAGATACGGGATCTATTGATATGCGCTTTCGCGATGTTGCAGATGTGCTGTGGCAGGAAATCTCGGTATCGATTGCTGGTATAGAGAGGGAGCAGGAGCTCAAAAACCGACTGCTGACAGCGCTTGAGGAAGTGGGGCGAGAAGCAGAAGGACGTCCGGCTTTGGTACGTATTCGGTTAGAAGGCCGTGGTGTTCTGCATGATCGACTTTTGCAGCCCATTGTAGCTGAGGAATGGCTTGAGGAGCTAAGAGAATGGTTAGGTGAACCTGAGGACAGCAAAGCTTGGATATGGCCAGAAACAATTGTTGTTCGAACAGGTGGATTGCTGCAGCTGGAGACAGCCTCTGAGGAGAGTGGCTTTGTTGGTGAGCTTCTTCGTAGAGGAGTTGCAGCAACGCAGCAATCGGATTTATCCAAGGCGTTGCTTGATGAAGCAATAGACGCGCTATATCGACAGCCGAAAATTCGGGAATGGCTTGATTCTAGGAGCCATGAGGAACGGGCCCAATGGATAAGTCAGGCGATGGAGCTTTCCTTGTCATTGCTGAGGGAAGAAGATGCCGGGTGATCTGCCTGGAATGGAGGTGACGGGATGTACATACGAGAGCTTCATGTAGACGGTTATGGTGCGCTTCAGGGACTGAAGCTTGAGTTCAAAGCTCCTATCACCGTCATTTATGGCCCTAACGAAGCAGGTAAGAGTACTTTACTTCGGTTCGTTCGAAGCATGCTATATGGTTTCCCTACGCGAAAAGACCCGGTGGAGCGGGGCGAGCCCGTATTCGGAGGGCGCCATGGAGGGCGGCTGCTCCTGTCGGATAAGTCAGGGCGGAAGTGGATACTTGAGCGCTATGCTGAGCGTGGGAATGATATCCTGCTGCGTGAAGAAAGTGGGATCGAGCGGATATTAGGTCAAACAGAGTGGGAGCGGCTTCTATTAGGAGGTATCTCTGAGCGCTTGTTTCGTCAATTGTTTGCGGTATCGCTTAATGAGCTTCACGAGCTGAGATCGCTGCAGGGAGAAGAAATCGGCAATTATTTGTACCACGCTGGACTTGCTGGTGGCTCTGCACTTACGGCCGCGCGTCGTCAGATAGGCACGGAAATGGATCGTCTGTTTCGTCCGAAAGGAACGACTCAAGAAATGAATCGGCTGCTCGCCGCAATGAAAGAAACGGAGACAGCCATCCGTCAAAGCGGAGATGGCGTTCAATATTATTATGAGACCGGCGAAGCATTAGCAGAGGTGGAACAGCAATTAGCCTTGCTAGATCAGCAGTTCCCCGAGCTGCGTATGCAAACGGCAAAGCTGCAAGGGGCGTATGAGCTGCGCGAATGGTGGCTTAAGCGCGAAGCTTTATTGACGGAAGAAACGGAAATACGCAATCAGCTGCCCGATCCGTCAGCTCCCTTACTGCGAGAGGCTACCATCGTCGCTTGGCCGGATTTGAAGCTCAGGCGACAGGAAGCCATCATTAAGCTGAATAGAGCTACAAGCACTCAATTGGAGCTGCAGATTCAGCGTGAGAAGATGACTTGGGATGAAGAATGGGTATCTTCCGTTGCTGAGCTTGAACGTCTGGAATCATTGCGCGAAGGAATGATCGCTAAGCGAGAAGAAAGAACGGAGCTGGAGGCCGAGCGCCGAATGCTGGATGAGAGCTTACAAAGCACGCTTTCTAGACTTTCTGCGAATTGGGGAGAGGAAGAGCTGCTTTCCTTCGGGGGGCTCGTTGCCGAAAGGGAAAGAGTTCGCCGCCTGCAGATAAGCTGGGAGGAAACGGAAAGGGCATTGGCTACGCTTGATTCAGAAATTCGTAGAATTGCCAGACAGCGAGAGGTACTTCAATCGGAAGAAAGCTCACTTTCCGCTGCCGAAAGCTTGGCGGATAAGGATGCTGGCTTATCGTTGAAGGGACAATCCCAGACATTCGGCTTATTCATCCCGCGCACTAAGCCAGCTTTAATACAGGCATGGCATAATGTAGAGGATGCGCGCCGGGAATACGAACGGGCTCGGTCGATTACCCGTCCTTCTCGCAGTAATGGGTCTCGCACCTCTCAACGGATGGCTGTGCCACCCCGAATGCAGTATGGCATTGCAGGTCTTCTAGGTGCTGCAGCAATAACCTTACCATTGCTGATGAATAGTGAAGACAAAGCGGCTCCTGTTGTTTATTTGATTTCCGCTATTTTGTTAATCATATCTGCAGGAACGTTAATAACAGCTTTGCGCCGCAAATCCGAGAGTCGTAATCGAACAGCTACAGATGCCTCTAGCCCGACTAGCGATCATGATATTGCAAGTATTCGGTTACATCATAAGCTGGTCAACGATCGATTGCGCCAATTAATGAATGACCCTGAGACAGCGGTAGCCAAGCTCATTCCAGATCTTCAGGAGATGGCCTCGGCTGATTTGCCGCAGCAATCGGAAGCTGAAGATCTAATGTGGCAGCAGCTACGCGGTGCCGTATATGAGCAGCTCGAGCGATTCGAAGTAATGGAGCGCGAGAAGTCGAAGCAGCAAGAGCTTCAAGGGAGAGGGCAGGAGCTTCAGAGAGAGCGTGAGCTTGTAGAGAGAGATTCGGTTAAGCTGCATCAACGATTGGATGAGCTACAGGAGCAATGGATGGAATGGCTGCACAATCGCAGATTACCTTCTCA
This portion of the Cohnella abietis genome encodes:
- a CDS encoding sporulation protein YjcZ, with the protein product MSGAAGGYYASAAFVLVLFILLVIILRAGY
- a CDS encoding DUF309 domain-containing protein, which gives rise to MTGSGRQADRLKGLMNDPRYFAYISYFNKDQDYFECHEVMEELWLEEGRSPLLQGLVQVALGLHHWDNGNVTGAVKLMTSALNKLTVYADDVILGLDMVSLRANLKSGLEALTVMGAPFEPFRLEVKDQLLARAVTEWEAGPRSLGDEKEE
- a CDS encoding D-2-hydroxyacid dehydrogenase, giving the protein MPSLLLLFELKAVQVQQIQELIPDWTIVTGSPDQISHEQYLEAEVVCGWNATMGKILETEGSKLKWVQTSSAGVDKLPLDRLKSLGIQLSSASGIHPASMTETLFAMLLSFSRNLHHAIRHQSQQQWQPSERYHLLSGKTMGIIGVGAIGEEFARIAVAFGMRTIGVRRSSLPSSNVEKMYGIDQLKEVLSQSDVVVNVLPYTEETHHLFDKERLGWIRPGALFFNMGRGPSVDTDALIQALENGSLAGAGLDVFETEPLPADHPLWKLDNVIITPHIGGWTDNYKQRVADILMDNLKAYLAVGKPERNVVNLERSY
- a CDS encoding pseudouridine synthase encodes the protein MKVTIRLDKMLGNLGYGTRSQIKILIKQGAVAVNGKLAKDHGMQINPKEDEVVLDGETIKYRDTVYVLLHKPAGVISATEDSRDQTVIDLLDEDLAVLSPFPVGRLDKDTEGLLIITNDGKLSHELLSPRKHVPKTYRALVAGDVGTDDAEAFLKGVALDDGYETMPAQLLVRAKTRNDGAPEVEDELYATEMIDAIKLAPKQEEEISMDVLSWIELTIHEGKFHQVKRMFEAVGKKVLYLRRISMGPLQLDASLAPGEWRELTEEEVESLRNYRKEGKV
- a CDS encoding quinone-dependent dihydroorotate dehydrogenase, translated to MLYQIAKPFLFKMDPEAAHHLIVDGMGVSAKIPGMPSLLSAVWGTKDSPELAVDLFGLHFNHPVGLAAGLDKNAKAVTGLSRIGLSFLEVGTVTPKGQAGNEQPRLFRLPPDEALINRMGFNNDGADVMAERLSKLSRHRIPLAVNIGKNKLTPNENAADDYRACVQKLFPYGDFFVVNISSPNTPDLRALQHGDELRSLLDAVKDEMGKQAERHGELPKPILVKIAPDNTEEQIMYMAEAIQLSGMSGIIATNTTISRDGLTHKSAGEMGGLSGRPLTQRSTEVIRSLYRITQGKLPIIGSGGIFTADDAYEKIRAGASLVEVYTALIYKGPALLKEIHGGLKKKLKQDGFTRITQAIGADHR
- a CDS encoding GTP pyrophosphokinase; amino-acid sequence: MDGRDWGKFLLPYEQAAEELKVKLKALRSELKARDEYAPIEFVTGRVKRVSSILEKARRLSVPLDRIELGIEDIAGIRIMCQFVDDIYRVAELIRQRKDLKLVYEKDYITNYKDSGYRSYHLIVEYPVQTSLGSKPVLAEIQIRTLAMNFWATIEHSLNYKYRDQLPSHVRERLRKAAEAAFQLDTEMSSIRQEIVDAQQDFEESSVIVRRVLNEIQELYFFRRVREAAQFQLRFNELWEHDDVWGLKELSLEIQAALDRAGKGGTS
- a CDS encoding Cof-type HAD-IIB family hydrolase, whose product is MSYRLIALDIDGTLLNDHHEVTPRVREAVRAAAEQGAEIVLCTGRGSTSALSVLNDLGLKGTMITHNGASIIDSETREVLYDTVISHEHAQTYVTFFRERGIHYDMNTAFDLYVEQMNEEISQMYSNMLAIPILRSEEEGFPERMVKMSIFAPKAVLDEVEAEWIGWHHELQTVRSGDSFFDVQHLHASKGKALEQLANLRGIAREHILAIGNYYNDTAMITYAGWGVAMANSPNEVKAIADEVTISNNEDGVAVVLEQRVLR